The following coding sequences lie in one Caproicibacterium argilliputei genomic window:
- a CDS encoding glycosyltransferase, with protein sequence MKLLYLTFQEDDVLYAGVVKKIKGQAAAFSKLGFSVTYSLWQKNNFRFYGHAEKTIPISAEHGLMARFYEIAAEHLLQNPYHILYVRLDRIDFGVLKLLRTARAVGVQKIILEIPNYPYLDTYRNSYRFVENKIQRAVSAVKVNLGALQDQLAGPQLKSLCDAVILFGDSAETFYGVKAMNATNGIDCDALSAVPWPKSDRTIRMIGVAGTLWWQAYDRVLQGMHNYYAQNAQPVFDFRFTLVGGDAKEMPEFHQTVKTLGLSDRVETPGFQTGKALQASYDRADVGISTLGCYRRGITRCSSLKAREYAAVGLPFLYAYDDDSLPGDAAWALRVPNDNTPVSMEQLARFVQACRDDPRTVIEERNFAEETYDWVAILHRFLEFSGFEFPPLSSQV encoded by the coding sequence GGTGTTGTTAAAAAAATCAAGGGGCAGGCTGCCGCGTTTTCCAAGCTCGGCTTCAGCGTCACTTACTCTTTGTGGCAGAAAAACAACTTCCGCTTTTACGGTCATGCAGAAAAAACGATTCCCATCAGCGCCGAGCACGGGCTGATGGCTCGCTTTTATGAGATTGCCGCAGAGCACCTGCTGCAAAATCCCTACCATATTCTCTATGTTCGGCTGGATCGGATTGACTTCGGCGTTCTCAAGCTGCTGCGCACCGCACGGGCCGTTGGCGTGCAGAAAATCATTCTGGAAATCCCCAACTACCCGTATCTAGACACCTACCGAAACTCCTACCGTTTTGTAGAGAATAAAATACAGCGGGCGGTTTCGGCGGTAAAGGTCAACCTCGGCGCACTGCAAGACCAGCTTGCCGGTCCGCAGCTGAAATCCCTGTGCGACGCCGTCATTCTGTTTGGGGACAGTGCCGAAACCTTTTACGGTGTCAAAGCGATGAACGCCACCAACGGGATTGACTGCGATGCCCTGTCGGCGGTTCCGTGGCCAAAAAGCGACCGCACCATCCGGATGATCGGTGTTGCCGGTACGCTGTGGTGGCAGGCTTACGACCGCGTTCTGCAGGGAATGCACAACTACTACGCACAAAACGCCCAACCGGTATTTGACTTCCGCTTTACGCTGGTGGGTGGAGATGCCAAAGAAATGCCGGAGTTTCACCAAACCGTCAAAACCCTCGGGCTGTCCGACCGCGTGGAAACCCCCGGCTTCCAAACCGGAAAAGCGCTGCAAGCTTCCTATGACCGCGCAGATGTCGGCATTTCCACACTCGGCTGTTACCGCCGCGGCATTACGCGCTGTTCCTCGCTGAAAGCGCGTGAGTACGCCGCAGTTGGTCTGCCTTTCCTGTACGCATATGACGACGACTCTCTGCCCGGCGACGCCGCCTGGGCGCTCCGTGTGCCCAATGATAACACGCCGGTCAGCATGGAGCAGCTTGCGCGGTTCGTGCAGGCCTGCCGTGATGATCCGCGCACCGTCATCGAGGAACGGAATTTCGCAGAGGAAACCTACGACTGGGTCGCCATTCTGCACCGCTTCCTGGAATTTTCGGGGTTTGAATTTCCGCCGCTTTCCAGTCAGGTTTAA
- a CDS encoding DUF4230 domain-containing protein → MRRNRPLRLGRTAELLLLTVAATAVAVSVIFMTVGRAKRTGGEAQVTSTIVKERILHINELSTVKYMYTNVGKFSQSNDFYGYEIPFTTKSFLITYDGTIKAGVDLQNADVSVTDSTVTLTLPPAKVLSHEIDESSIQVYDETKNIFNPISVKDYTDFAAKEKTKMEQKAISHGLLKEAAEKAETNLSELLTSVVGSRKVVLREQAVSSAAGTSSAGESSAQADSSGS, encoded by the coding sequence ATGAGAAGAAACAGACCCCTGCGGCTGGGACGCACCGCAGAACTGCTGCTGCTTACAGTCGCGGCAACGGCGGTGGCTGTGTCTGTCATTTTTATGACGGTCGGCCGCGCCAAACGCACCGGCGGAGAGGCGCAGGTCACCAGCACCATTGTCAAGGAACGCATCCTGCACATCAATGAGCTTTCCACGGTCAAATATATGTACACCAATGTCGGAAAATTTTCGCAGTCCAATGATTTTTACGGCTACGAGATTCCGTTTACCACCAAAAGTTTTTTGATTACCTATGACGGTACCATCAAGGCCGGCGTGGATCTGCAGAATGCCGACGTTTCTGTCACCGACAGCACCGTCACACTGACCCTGCCGCCCGCAAAGGTGCTTTCACACGAGATTGACGAAAGCTCTATCCAGGTCTACGATGAAACCAAAAATATCTTTAACCCCATCAGTGTCAAGGACTACACCGACTTCGCCGCCAAAGAAAAAACAAAAATGGAGCAGAAAGCGATCAGCCACGGGCTGCTCAAAGAGGCTGCCGAGAAAGCAGAAACAAACCTTTCCGAACTGTTGACTTCTGTGGTGGGCAGTCGGAAGGTGGTTCTCCGCGAGCAGGCAGTATCCTCTGCGGCAGGCACTTCCTCCGCAGGGGAATCTTCCGCGCAGGCAGACAGCAGCGGCTCTTGA
- a CDS encoding thioesterase family protein has product MAETVVLTQEVTEEMLAVNVGSGSLRVLATPVVCAWFEKAAAQLAQRLLPEGQTTVGCAISVEHTAPTPLGMDVTVTAQLTAHEGRGFTFTLRAEDEAGVCATGTHRRVAVGSERFQQKADAKKAK; this is encoded by the coding sequence ATGGCAGAGACAGTGGTTCTGACACAGGAAGTAACAGAGGAAATGCTGGCGGTAAACGTCGGCAGCGGAAGCTTGCGGGTGCTTGCCACGCCGGTGGTGTGCGCATGGTTTGAAAAGGCGGCCGCGCAGCTGGCACAGCGGCTTTTGCCGGAGGGGCAGACCACGGTTGGCTGTGCCATCAGTGTGGAGCACACCGCCCCTACGCCGCTGGGGATGGATGTGACCGTAACCGCACAGCTGACAGCGCATGAGGGGCGCGGTTTTACATTTACACTGCGAGCTGAGGATGAGGCTGGCGTGTGCGCAACCGGCACGCATAGGCGTGTTGCGGTGGGCAGTGAGCGCTTTCAGCAGAAAGCGGACGCAAAAAAAGCAAAATAG
- a CDS encoding HAD family hydrolase — MQYPKAVLFDYGMTLCTEPPADIEKGYAALLQNAAYNPHHVTAAQLTETAEQAKRDLGWFGPEQNEVLETYYLSFLHYLLEQFDITLRVSTLRAEQIYWDACSPATPAPYIKDVLTALQAQHIPFGVVSNLCFTGATLERRLHACFPDDPFRFILASSEYCFRKPNTRFFALALHKMGIAPADTWFCGDNPVCDIEGAAAAGMHPLWYRCQNDFAQCRQPEAPCTKLSDWRGFLDLLAQSH, encoded by the coding sequence ATGCAGTACCCAAAAGCCGTTTTATTCGATTATGGCATGACATTATGCACCGAACCGCCCGCCGACATTGAAAAAGGCTATGCCGCACTTCTGCAAAACGCAGCCTACAACCCACACCACGTTACCGCCGCACAGCTGACCGAAACCGCAGAGCAGGCAAAGCGCGACCTCGGTTGGTTCGGGCCCGAGCAAAACGAAGTTCTGGAAACCTATTACCTTTCGTTTCTGCACTATCTGCTTGAACAGTTCGACATCACCCTGCGCGTCAGCACCCTGCGGGCAGAGCAGATTTACTGGGACGCCTGCTCCCCCGCCACGCCTGCTCCCTACATAAAGGATGTGCTCACCGCGCTGCAGGCGCAGCACATTCCTTTCGGCGTGGTCAGCAACCTCTGCTTTACCGGCGCAACCCTGGAGCGCCGCCTGCACGCCTGCTTTCCGGATGACCCCTTTCGGTTCATCCTTGCCAGCAGCGAATACTGCTTCCGCAAGCCGAATACCCGCTTTTTCGCTCTCGCCCTGCATAAAATGGGCATAGCCCCTGCAGACACGTGGTTCTGCGGCGACAATCCTGTCTGTGACATTGAGGGGGCTGCTGCTGCAGGGATGCATCCGCTCTGGTACCGCTGCCAAAATGACTTTGCGCAGTGCCGGCAGCCGGAGGCTCCCTGCACCAAGCTGTCTGACTGGCGCGGCTTTTTAGACCTGCTTGCGCAGAGCCACTGA
- a CDS encoding NINE protein translates to MEKRKTCPSCGASNPADAAYCEQCGIRMEPEAATAQTEPTEPAAQAVPNPAAADGSARPTDAPQEPASAGTGESASQAAAADEQPQPNAAPNGQQPPYQPGYGYGAPQPNAAPDSQQPPYQPGYGYGAPQPNGQHPPYQPGFGYGTPGAQPPYGYGGFPRPSRPQFPFGQIDRIFGHFDGRFVPGSLTPVRSRSVAAILCLLLGPFGLHKFYTGQWGWGVVYLFLLITLGWTGWIWGIAYAVSLTEAILLFTMSNDDFQNKYHVRAS, encoded by the coding sequence ATGGAAAAACGAAAAACCTGCCCCAGCTGCGGCGCTTCCAATCCCGCCGACGCCGCTTACTGTGAGCAGTGCGGTATCCGCATGGAACCAGAAGCAGCAACCGCACAGACAGAACCCACAGAGCCTGCCGCCCAGGCTGTGCCGAATCCCGCAGCAGCCGACGGAAGCGCCCGCCCGACCGATGCGCCGCAGGAGCCGGCATCCGCAGGCACCGGCGAATCCGCTTCGCAGGCAGCCGCTGCCGATGAGCAGCCGCAGCCAAACGCCGCGCCCAACGGCCAGCAGCCGCCGTATCAGCCCGGTTACGGTTACGGCGCACCGCAGCCAAACGCCGCGCCCGACAGCCAGCAGCCGCCGTACCAGCCCGGTTATGGTTACGGCGCACCGCAGCCAAACGGTCAGCACCCGCCCTACCAGCCCGGCTTTGGTTACGGCACACCCGGCGCTCAGCCGCCGTATGGATACGGCGGCTTCCCACGCCCGTCCCGCCCGCAGTTCCCGTTTGGGCAAATTGACCGTATTTTCGGGCACTTTGACGGCCGCTTCGTCCCCGGCAGCCTGACCCCTGTGCGCAGCCGTTCTGTGGCGGCAATTCTATGCCTGCTGCTCGGCCCGTTCGGTCTTCACAAATTTTACACCGGTCAGTGGGGTTGGGGCGTGGTGTACCTGTTCCTGCTTATCACCCTTGGCTGGACCGGCTGGATCTGGGGCATTGCCTATGCGGTTTCCCTGACAGAGGCAATCCTGCTGTTTACCATGAGCAACGACGACTTTCAGAATAAATATCACGTGCGCGCCTCATAA
- the ychF gene encoding redox-regulated ATPase YchF: MKLGIVGLPNVGKSTLFNAITNAGAQSANYPFCTIEPNVGVVAVPDKRLDKLAEMYHPQKYTPATIEFVDIAGLVKGASKGEGLGNKFLANIREVDAIIHVVRCFVNDDIVHVEGSIDPARDIDTINVELILSDLEVLDRRIDKTKKMIKADKSYQEELDFFLRVKEALDNGKPARSVECTEDEAALLATVNLLTNKPILYAANMSEEDFKNGIQGNEYLKVVEDIARQEHAGVLPICAEIEAEISNLEPEEKEIFLADMGLTESGLDRLIQASYSLLGLISYLTAGEPEVRAWTITKGTKAPQAAGKIHSDFERGFIRAEVVAFNDLVSSGSMNAAREKGLVRSEGKDYVMQDGDVVLFRFNV, encoded by the coding sequence ATGAAACTTGGCATCGTGGGGCTGCCGAATGTCGGCAAAAGCACCCTTTTTAACGCAATCACCAACGCAGGCGCACAGAGCGCCAACTACCCGTTCTGCACCATCGAACCCAATGTGGGTGTCGTGGCTGTGCCGGACAAGCGCCTGGACAAGCTGGCGGAAATGTACCATCCGCAGAAGTACACCCCGGCAACCATTGAATTTGTGGATATCGCAGGTCTGGTAAAAGGCGCCAGCAAGGGCGAGGGTCTGGGAAACAAATTCCTCGCGAATATTCGTGAGGTAGACGCCATCATCCACGTGGTACGTTGCTTTGTAAACGACGACATCGTGCACGTTGAGGGCAGCATTGACCCGGCACGCGACATCGACACCATCAATGTGGAGCTGATTCTTTCCGACCTGGAGGTTTTAGACCGCCGCATTGACAAAACCAAAAAGATGATAAAGGCGGACAAATCCTATCAGGAGGAGCTGGACTTTTTCCTGCGCGTGAAAGAAGCGCTTGACAACGGCAAGCCTGCCCGCAGCGTGGAATGCACCGAAGACGAAGCGGCGCTGCTCGCAACGGTAAACCTGCTGACCAACAAGCCCATCCTTTATGCCGCCAACATGAGCGAAGAAGACTTTAAAAACGGGATTCAAGGCAACGAATACCTGAAAGTCGTCGAGGACATTGCCCGGCAGGAGCACGCGGGCGTTCTGCCCATTTGCGCGGAAATCGAAGCGGAAATCTCCAACCTGGAGCCGGAGGAAAAGGAAATTTTCCTCGCCGATATGGGCTTGACCGAGTCCGGACTGGACCGCCTGATTCAGGCTTCCTACTCGCTGCTGGGGCTCATTAGCTACCTGACCGCCGGAGAGCCGGAGGTGCGCGCCTGGACCATCACAAAGGGCACCAAGGCGCCCCAGGCCGCCGGCAAGATTCACTCTGACTTCGAGCGCGGCTTCATCCGCGCGGAAGTGGTCGCTTTTAACGATTTAGTGTCCAGCGGCAGCATGAACGCTGCCCGTGAAAAGGGTCTGGTTCGCAGCGAGGGCAAGGACTATGTCATGCAGGACGGTGACGTGGTTCTGTTCCGCTTTAACGTGTAA
- the rbr gene encoding rubrerythrin, protein MELKGSKTEANLAAAFAGESQARNKYTYYASKAKKEGYEQIAAIFEETANNEKEHAKLWFKLLHDNNIPDTVTNLTDAAAGERYEWTEMYKEFADTAEAEGFTAIAATMRMIASVEKSHEERYRKLLDNLKEDIVFRCEEETVWVCRNCGYIYVGREAPKVCPACKHPQAYFERRAENY, encoded by the coding sequence ATGGAACTCAAAGGCAGTAAAACAGAAGCAAACCTTGCCGCGGCGTTCGCCGGCGAAAGTCAGGCACGCAACAAGTACACCTACTATGCCAGCAAGGCAAAAAAAGAAGGTTACGAACAGATTGCGGCGATTTTTGAAGAAACCGCAAACAACGAAAAAGAACACGCAAAACTCTGGTTCAAGCTTCTTCATGACAACAATATCCCAGATACCGTCACCAACCTGACGGACGCAGCCGCAGGCGAGCGGTACGAGTGGACCGAAATGTACAAGGAGTTTGCAGACACCGCAGAGGCAGAGGGCTTCACCGCCATTGCCGCCACCATGCGCATGATTGCCAGCGTGGAAAAATCCCACGAAGAGCGCTACCGCAAATTGCTTGACAACCTGAAAGAAGACATTGTTTTCCGGTGCGAAGAAGAAACCGTCTGGGTGTGCCGCAACTGCGGTTACATCTATGTGGGTCGCGAGGCACCGAAGGTATGTCCCGCCTGCAAACATCCGCAGGCGTACTTCGAGCGCCGCGCGGAAAACTACTAA
- a CDS encoding C1 family peptidase, which produces MKHFQKGIAVGTVLALLLSVSVPVSAAGTAVSSSSHLVKVGELQQNGAYLTMAEDHEPTARTALRRAQSTLPASYDLRTENRVTPVKDQKSNGTCWAFGALGSAESNLLTTLKSLGTAFSSVAAAGQAVDLSEKHLVWFAFHGQNSGTVSQYAGADTFTTADTFNIGGSRAISVPTLARWYGAADESDLPYKTTASGKLQAVTDSSLQTISRSHLQNAVFLPEPVVYDLQRNGLPGDISYSSEARTAVKQAIMQQGAVSVGYHAPEDTAEQNRFYGEDTNGYYCNDKKLYYANHEVTLVGWDDNYAKENFVSTPQGDGAWLVKNSWGSSATWTSGKSDEGGVGSDGYFYLSYYDLSLSEPTSFEMENTAYKGTQTAHTYSQIYQYDGAGLGASVWSSDEPVQFANVFTAREDTQLQAVSVQAARANATATIDIYVNPTEGNPASGGHLVSLKKTFSDAGYYTVPLGSNLLLNKGDTFSVVEQVSYPEDGQTLYGVLVESGKSNISEDGYGVEISCTAGQSYYKEANAGWKDQAGNDRLQTERGSTTGNAAIKVFANAPAVQSSRTGQTVLPLGSARTFTVTSKTKPQMVCGNGAVAQLHVLKPWDASTGEMQMEVYGCGHSGEETGIYANVNGMAQRLFTVSLSTPPFTSDTTVDVHMRVGQTYAFRIVPNSSSALPVYTVGDGSVLSTRFNGSVRQADGRTAYYYSYRCLKPGNAGVYISIGGQAYRVFACTVTR; this is translated from the coding sequence GTACGGTTCTGGCGCTATTGCTGTCGGTCAGTGTGCCGGTCAGCGCGGCCGGTACGGCGGTCAGCAGCAGTTCGCACCTTGTTAAGGTTGGCGAACTGCAGCAGAACGGCGCTTATCTGACCATGGCAGAAGACCACGAGCCGACAGCGCGGACTGCGCTACGGCGCGCACAAAGCACACTGCCGGCAAGCTATGACCTGCGCACGGAAAACCGGGTAACGCCGGTTAAGGATCAGAAAAGCAATGGCACCTGCTGGGCGTTTGGTGCGCTTGGTTCTGCAGAAAGCAATCTTCTGACCACACTGAAGTCTTTGGGCACTGCTTTTTCCTCCGTTGCGGCCGCAGGGCAGGCGGTTGACCTTTCCGAAAAGCATCTGGTCTGGTTCGCGTTTCATGGTCAAAACAGCGGCACGGTCAGCCAGTATGCCGGCGCCGACACCTTTACCACTGCGGATACGTTTAATATCGGCGGTTCTCGTGCTATTTCTGTGCCGACATTGGCCCGCTGGTACGGTGCGGCGGACGAGTCCGATTTGCCGTACAAAACGACCGCATCCGGAAAGCTGCAGGCTGTGACGGATTCTTCTCTGCAGACCATTTCCCGTTCGCACCTGCAGAATGCGGTTTTTCTGCCGGAGCCGGTTGTGTATGACCTGCAGCGCAACGGCCTGCCCGGCGACATTTCTTACAGCAGTGAGGCGCGCACCGCGGTGAAACAGGCAATCATGCAGCAGGGTGCGGTGAGCGTGGGGTATCACGCACCGGAAGACACTGCGGAACAGAATCGTTTTTACGGCGAAGATACAAACGGGTACTATTGCAATGACAAAAAACTGTATTACGCTAACCACGAGGTAACGCTGGTTGGCTGGGATGATAATTACGCCAAAGAGAACTTTGTCAGCACGCCGCAGGGTGACGGTGCCTGGTTGGTGAAAAACAGCTGGGGCAGCAGCGCAACCTGGACTTCCGGCAAAAGTGATGAGGGCGGTGTCGGCAGCGACGGCTATTTCTACCTGTCCTATTACGACCTTTCCCTGAGCGAACCAACTTCCTTCGAAATGGAAAATACCGCTTACAAGGGAACACAGACCGCGCACACCTATTCGCAGATTTACCAGTACGATGGTGCCGGTCTGGGCGCTTCCGTATGGAGTTCGGATGAACCGGTGCAGTTTGCAAATGTGTTTACAGCACGGGAAGACACCCAGCTGCAGGCGGTTTCCGTACAGGCAGCGCGCGCCAACGCGACTGCAACGATTGACATCTATGTAAACCCCACAGAGGGGAATCCCGCGAGCGGTGGTCATCTGGTGTCGCTGAAAAAGACCTTTTCCGATGCGGGGTATTACACGGTTCCACTGGGGAGCAATCTCCTGCTTAACAAAGGCGATACTTTCTCTGTGGTGGAGCAGGTTAGCTATCCGGAAGACGGGCAGACGCTTTACGGCGTGTTGGTGGAGTCCGGCAAGTCCAACATCTCCGAGGACGGTTACGGCGTGGAGATTAGCTGCACGGCAGGACAAAGCTACTACAAGGAAGCGAACGCCGGCTGGAAAGACCAGGCGGGTAATGACCGCCTGCAGACAGAGCGCGGCAGTACAACCGGAAACGCAGCCATTAAAGTTTTTGCCAATGCGCCGGCAGTCCAAAGCAGCCGCACCGGACAGACGGTGCTGCCGCTTGGCTCGGCGCGAACCTTTACGGTTACCAGCAAAACAAAGCCGCAGATGGTCTGCGGCAACGGCGCAGTTGCGCAGCTGCACGTGCTGAAGCCGTGGGATGCCTCTACCGGCGAAATGCAGATGGAGGTTTACGGCTGCGGGCACAGCGGCGAGGAAACCGGCATTTATGCGAATGTAAATGGGATGGCACAGCGGCTGTTTACGGTTTCGCTTTCCACACCGCCGTTTACCAGCGATACGACCGTGGATGTACATATGCGCGTTGGGCAGACTTACGCGTTCCGCATTGTGCCCAACAGCAGCAGCGCGCTGCCGGTATATACGGTCGGCGATGGTTCTGTGCTTTCCACCCGCTTTAACGGCAGTGTGCGGCAGGCGGACGGGCGTACGGCTTATTACTACAGCTACCGCTGCCTGAAGCCTGGAAACGCCGGTGTGTATATTTCCATCGGCGGGCAAGCGTATCGTGTATTTGCGTGCACGGTGACCCGCTGA